A part of Numenius arquata chromosome 16, bNumArq3.hap1.1, whole genome shotgun sequence genomic DNA contains:
- the RPLP0 gene encoding large ribosomal subunit protein uL10, protein MPREDRATWKSNYFMKIIQLLDDYPKCFIVGADNVGSKQMQQIRMSLRGKAVVLMGKNTMMRKAIRGHLENNPALEKLLPHIRGNVGFVFTKEDLTEIRDMLLANKVPAAARAGAIAPCDVTVPAQNTGLGPEKTSFFQALGITTKISRGTIEILSDVQLIKTGDKVGASEATLLNMLNISPFSFGLVIQQVFDNGSIYNPEVLDITEETLHKRFLEGVRNVASVCLQIGYPTIASVPHSIVNGYKRVLAVAVETDYTFPLAEKVKAFLADPSAFVAAVPVVAETAAPAAAAAAAPAKEAAKEESEESDEDMGFGLFD, encoded by the exons ATGCCCAGGGAAGACAGGGCTACGTGGAAGTCCAACTACTTTATGAAAATCATC CAACTCCTGGATGATTACCCAAAATGTTTCATTGTGGGAGCAGACAATGTGGGATCCAAGCAGATGCAGCAAATCCGTATGTCCCTGCGTGGGAAGGCTGTTGTGCTGATGGGGAAGAACACGATGATGCGCAAAGCTATTCGTGGTCATCTGGAGAATAACCCTGCCTTAGAAAA GCTGCTGCCTCACATTCGTGGGAACGTGGGCTTTGTCTTCACCAAGGAGGATCTGACTGAGATCCGGGACATGCTGCTGGCTAACAAG gTGCCAGCAGCTGCCCGTGCCGGTGCTATTGCTCCTTGCGATGTGACTGTGCCAGCCCAGAACACTGGTCTTGGACCTGAGAAGACCTCCTTTTTCCAGGCCTTGGGCATCACCACGAAGATTTCCAGAGGAACCATTGAAATTCTG AGCGATGTGCAGCTCATCAAGACCGGAGACAAAGTGGGTGCCAGCGAAGCCACCCTGCTGAACATGCTGAacatctcccccttctccttCGGGTTGGTGATCCAGCAAGTCTTTGACAATGGCAGCATTTACAATCCCGAAGTGCTGGACATCACCGAGGAGACCTTGCACAAGCGCTTCCTGGAG GGGGTCCGTAACGTTGCCAGTGTCTGCCTGCAGATTGGGTACCCCACCATTGCTTCTGTGCCCCACTCTATCGTCAACGGGTACAAGCGGGTCCTGGCTGTGGCGGTGGAGACCGACTACACTTTCCCGCTGGCTGAAAAG GTGAAGGCCTTCCTGGCAGACCCCTCTGCTTTTGTGGCCGCCGTGCCTGTGGTAGCTGAGACGGCTgcgcccgccgctgccgccgccgccgctccagcAAAAGAGGCAGCCAAGGAGGAATCAGAGGAGTCCGACGAGGACATGGGCTTTGGTCTCTTTGACTAA